One Chloroflexota bacterium DNA window includes the following coding sequences:
- a CDS encoding ketose-bisphosphate aldolase, with protein sequence MPLVTSREILLTALENHFAVGAFNANNMEQVQAIVEAAEEERAPVILQVSQGAIRYAGLEFAASMVKTAASLVTVPVVLHLDHGYDFEQNVLCLRAGFTSLMYDGSKQPFEVNVATTKKVVEIAHIAGIPVEAELGRVAQSTEKLSYEEICALMTDPYQSKEFIELTGADSLAVACGSVHAMKVQEAELDIARIKAIHEQIPHTPLVLHGSSGVKTESFLEAIQHGICKINVATYLNQAFTRGLREAVAKYPDEVDPRKFLTLSREYVKEAVREKIRLFGSAGVIDSSGGFRSFPKQFRSAELGAAE encoded by the coding sequence CTTTTAATGCTAACAATATGGAGCAGGTGCAGGCTATTGTGGAGGCAGCCGAAGAAGAGCGAGCCCCGGTCATCCTGCAAGTGAGCCAGGGGGCAATCCGTTACGCTGGGCTAGAGTTTGCCGCCAGCATGGTAAAAACTGCGGCCAGCCTGGTTACTGTGCCGGTTGTGCTGCACCTGGATCATGGGTACGACTTTGAACAGAACGTGCTCTGCCTGCGAGCTGGCTTCACATCCCTGATGTACGATGGCTCCAAGCAGCCATTTGAGGTGAATGTCGCTACGACCAAGAAAGTCGTTGAAATCGCACATATCGCCGGCATCCCGGTGGAAGCGGAATTAGGCCGGGTTGCTCAGTCAACCGAGAAGCTATCTTACGAGGAAATCTGCGCGTTGATGACCGATCCTTATCAATCCAAGGAGTTCATCGAACTTACCGGCGCAGATTCACTGGCTGTAGCTTGTGGTTCTGTCCATGCCATGAAGGTGCAAGAGGCAGAACTGGATATCGCACGGATAAAAGCAATCCACGAACAGATTCCGCACACGCCATTGGTGCTACATGGCTCGTCAGGGGTCAAGACCGAGAGCTTCCTCGAAGCTATCCAACACGGTATCTGCAAGATCAACGTGGCCACCTACCTCAACCAAGCGTTCACACGTGGACTGAGGGAAGCAGTGGCAAAATATCCTGACGAAGTGGACCCGCGCAAGTTCTTGACCCTTAGCCGAGAGTACGTGAAGGAAGCCGTGCGTGAAAAGATTCGGCTCTTTGGAAGCGCGGGCGTAATTGATTCAAGTGGGGGGTTTCGCAGTTTTCCCAAGCAATTTCGCAGTGCGGAACTCGGTGCTGCGGAATAG
- a CDS encoding 6-phosphofructokinase produces the protein MRIGVLTGGGDVPGLNAAIRAVARRAFEYGWEVYGIHDGWKGLRDGIIKPLERSDVSGILHRGGTILGSSRTNLAKKPGDIEKALENAQKFGLDAVVAIGGDDTLGVCAQLTKRGLPAVGIPKTMDNDVPGTDYCIGFNTAVTTVADALDKLHSTAEAHHRVIVVEVMGRYTGWVAVMGGLAGGADYILTPEKPSSIAAVCEHIKRRWAMGKKFSIVVVAEAANIAEIYTEEAEAEKRKDEFGHIRLDLRGLASTVATAIEERTGFETRFVVLGHLQRGGSPTVFDRVLATRMGVYAVDLIKQGKFGRMVALQGDKITDVPLEEVADKRREVDPDLIELAQLFY, from the coding sequence ATGCGGATTGGAGTTTTAACTGGCGGAGGCGATGTGCCTGGGCTCAACGCCGCCATTCGCGCGGTAGCCAGGCGTGCCTTTGAGTATGGCTGGGAAGTCTACGGCATCCACGATGGCTGGAAAGGTCTTCGCGACGGCATTATCAAACCTTTAGAGCGCTCGGATGTCTCTGGCATCCTGCACCGGGGCGGAACCATCTTGGGCTCATCGCGCACGAACCTAGCCAAAAAGCCCGGGGATATTGAGAAAGCTCTCGAAAATGCCCAGAAATTTGGGCTTGACGCGGTAGTAGCGATTGGTGGAGATGATACGTTGGGCGTTTGTGCCCAACTAACCAAACGCGGCTTGCCTGCGGTGGGTATTCCCAAAACAATGGACAATGATGTGCCTGGCACAGATTACTGCATTGGCTTCAACACGGCAGTGACAACGGTGGCCGATGCACTGGACAAATTGCACTCGACTGCTGAAGCGCATCATCGCGTCATCGTGGTTGAAGTAATGGGGCGCTATACGGGCTGGGTAGCGGTAATGGGAGGCCTGGCTGGTGGCGCTGATTACATCCTTACGCCGGAAAAGCCGTCCAGCATCGCGGCAGTATGCGAGCATATCAAGCGTCGTTGGGCGATGGGCAAAAAGTTCAGCATTGTCGTGGTCGCAGAAGCAGCCAATATCGCGGAAATCTACACAGAGGAAGCAGAAGCTGAAAAGCGCAAAGATGAATTTGGCCATATTCGGCTGGATCTACGCGGCCTTGCCTCTACCGTGGCTACCGCAATTGAAGAACGCACTGGCTTCGAGACCCGCTTCGTGGTATTGGGACATCTGCAACGTGGAGGCTCACCGACCGTTTTCGACCGCGTGCTTGCCACCCGCATGGGCGTCTATGCCGTTGATCTAATCAAGCAAGGCAAATTCGGGCGCATGGTTGCTCTGCAAGGTGACAAGATCACGGATGTGCCATTGGAGGAAGTTGCGGACAAAAGAAGGGAAGTGGATCCAGACCTGATCGAGCTGGCGCAACTGTTCTATTAG
- a CDS encoding YbaK/EbsC family protein: MTCRKRLEKMFREAGVKFSVSKHAEIYSAQRLAALLHIPGEQMAKVVMVKADEEWVMLVLPAPYRLDFSKVKKVLKAKDVRLAKEEEFAGLFPDCEVGAMPPFGSLYNLRLCVDRTLTTQPEIAFPAGSHREIMRIAYADFERIAQPIVGDFSTQ, from the coding sequence ATGACATGCAGGAAACGACTGGAGAAGATGTTTCGGGAAGCAGGAGTCAAGTTCAGTGTATCGAAACATGCGGAAATCTATAGCGCACAGCGTCTGGCTGCTCTGTTGCATATTCCAGGGGAGCAGATGGCTAAGGTAGTCATGGTAAAAGCAGATGAGGAATGGGTCATGCTGGTGCTTCCAGCGCCATACAGGCTCGATTTCTCCAAGGTGAAGAAGGTGCTCAAAGCAAAGGATGTACGCCTCGCCAAAGAGGAGGAATTCGCTGGGCTGTTCCCGGATTGCGAGGTAGGAGCCATGCCGCCCTTTGGTAGCCTCTACAATCTGCGTCTCTGCGTTGATCGCACGCTCACTACCCAGCCAGAAATCGCCTTTCCCGCTGGCTCGCATCGCGAGATTATGCGCATAGCGTACGCTGATTTCGAACGGATTGCCCAGCCTATAGTGGGGGATTTCAGCACCCAGTAG
- a CDS encoding PD40 domain-containing protein, whose translation MYKRAWFRSLLLLLLVLAMASCALLQQYKQELWPSTLATPTTAVILTQGQIRDAITKLPIVAARLQAGTVTALSDVEGAFCIPSLGEEMITITAAGYETAQIRPRAGFPLVVDLIPDASTTFQIIYNYERQHEFGRQYELLHPDVQILFSREEFIRYMEQQRPYDLIDFSVGPVDMLASGVMLGKVYNDVAQVRVQATVRSNGRIMQRSWLGYAAKAGGLWRWFRGPLLWPTLTPVSTDTPTPTATPTQIPTSPPRSTNTPILTAVASPTPYEPISPGSQAVVISDVAGLHTGTGEEYAVILGMPRGTKVLALEWPRWVDGVPWYRVQVVGTSHTGWCKGSNLAALLAVTTPTIPPATPTARPVTPAVQIMPRIAFTSERDGDQEVYVMNADGSDLRNLTLNPAQDGNPSWSPTHDRLAFVSDRTGNSDIFLMNADGSGVVQITFSPADEIHPAWSPNGAFIAYVSNEDGDWEIFVMNATGGGAMQLTHNTAWDSYPSWSPDSQKMVFTSERDGNYELYLYDLTSYTETRLTDHPASDAFPAWSPTGQEIAFTSARDGALELYLLDLVAIPQRITRLTYTVPASAANRYPSWANDGNWLAFTSWRDGNAEIYIVRRDGWWLRNLTMHPAADEFPAWAD comes from the coding sequence ATGTACAAACGGGCTTGGTTCCGGAGTTTGCTGCTGTTATTGCTTGTGCTGGCGATGGCTAGTTGTGCATTGTTGCAGCAATATAAGCAGGAGCTGTGGCCCTCCACTTTGGCTACTCCAACCACAGCAGTGATTCTGACGCAGGGTCAGATCCGTGACGCAATCACCAAGTTGCCTATTGTGGCAGCAAGGTTGCAGGCGGGCACCGTTACGGCGCTGAGCGATGTGGAGGGTGCTTTCTGCATACCTTCGCTCGGCGAGGAGATGATCACCATCACAGCAGCAGGCTACGAGACGGCACAAATCCGTCCCCGTGCCGGTTTCCCTCTTGTGGTGGATCTGATACCTGATGCTTCTACTACTTTTCAAATCATTTACAATTACGAGAGACAACATGAATTTGGACGGCAGTACGAGCTGCTACATCCTGACGTTCAAATCTTGTTTAGCCGTGAGGAATTCATCCGTTACATGGAACAGCAGCGGCCATATGACCTCATTGATTTTTCCGTTGGCCCCGTGGATATGCTTGCGTCCGGCGTAATGCTAGGCAAGGTCTATAACGACGTCGCCCAGGTACGTGTGCAGGCTACAGTGCGGTCCAATGGGCGGATCATGCAGCGATCTTGGTTAGGCTACGCAGCCAAGGCAGGGGGGCTATGGCGATGGTTCCGTGGTCCTCTGCTCTGGCCCACACTCACGCCTGTATCCACAGATACTCCTACGCCGACAGCGACACCTACTCAGATTCCGACATCGCCTCCACGATCAACGAACACCCCAATCCTCACGGCTGTTGCCAGCCCTACGCCGTACGAACCCATTTCGCCTGGCAGTCAGGCAGTCGTCATTAGCGATGTAGCTGGATTGCATACGGGAACAGGTGAGGAATATGCTGTGATCTTGGGCATGCCGCGCGGAACCAAGGTGCTGGCGCTCGAGTGGCCGCGATGGGTAGATGGAGTACCTTGGTACCGGGTGCAAGTTGTAGGTACAAGTCATACCGGTTGGTGCAAGGGCTCCAATCTCGCGGCGTTGCTGGCTGTGACGACGCCAACGATTCCACCTGCGACACCGACAGCTCGGCCAGTTACACCTGCTGTGCAAATCATGCCGCGCATCGCATTCACTAGCGAACGTGATGGCGACCAAGAAGTCTATGTGATGAATGCAGATGGTTCGGATTTGCGCAATCTGACCCTGAACCCAGCGCAGGATGGAAACCCCAGTTGGTCTCCAACGCATGACCGCCTGGCCTTTGTCTCCGATCGCACTGGAAACAGCGATATCTTCCTTATGAATGCTGATGGCAGTGGTGTGGTGCAGATCACTTTCAGCCCTGCGGATGAAATTCATCCCGCCTGGTCGCCCAATGGAGCATTCATTGCTTATGTATCCAATGAGGATGGCGACTGGGAGATCTTTGTGATGAACGCCACTGGCGGAGGCGCGATGCAACTGACTCACAACACTGCATGGGATAGTTATCCCTCCTGGAGCCCCGATAGCCAGAAGATGGTTTTCACTTCAGAGCGCGATGGCAATTATGAGCTATACTTATATGATCTGACCAGCTACACCGAGACGCGCCTGACCGACCATCCGGCTTCTGATGCTTTCCCTGCCTGGTCACCAACTGGTCAAGAGATTGCTTTCACTTCAGCGCGAGATGGGGCGTTGGAGCTTTACCTTCTTGACTTGGTAGCTATCCCGCAAAGGATCACACGCCTGACCTACACGGTGCCTGCGAGTGCCGCAAACCGCTATCCTAGTTGGGCAAATGACGGCAATTGGCTGGCCTTCACGTCCTGGCGCGATGGCAATGCGGAAATTTACATCGTACGTCGCGATGGGTGGTGGCTACGCAACCTGACTATGCATCCAGCAGCAGATGAATTTCCTGCCTGGGCTGATTGA
- a CDS encoding SH3 domain-containing protein, with product MALVIAAVIGLCQVTGLAGRLKSRPPAPTATPTLLPTFTPLPTWTATFTPMPTATPTPQPQLMPGGRAVVQGTGAQQLRLRAGPGLTAEILQLLPDETQLNVIEGPELADGHKWWKVQTVDGLVGWVAGDWLVPLVP from the coding sequence TTGGCTTTGGTCATAGCCGCTGTCATTGGTCTGTGCCAGGTCACTGGGCTTGCTGGTAGGTTGAAATCGCGCCCTCCTGCACCAACAGCTACACCTACGCTGCTGCCTACTTTCACCCCACTCCCAACCTGGACCGCAACTTTTACGCCTATGCCTACCGCTACCCCTACACCGCAACCTCAACTTATGCCTGGAGGGCGGGCAGTGGTCCAGGGCACCGGGGCGCAACAACTTCGCCTCCGTGCAGGGCCAGGCCTGACAGCGGAGATATTGCAGTTGCTGCCGGACGAAACACAATTGAATGTGATAGAGGGGCCAGAGTTAGCTGATGGCCACAAATGGTGGAAGGTACAGACGGTCGATGGGCTCGTCGGTTGGGTAGCTGGCGACTGGCTTGTTCCCCTAGTTCCCTAG